In a single window of the Leptospira sanjuanensis genome:
- a CDS encoding ankyrin repeat domain-containing protein produces the protein MALSESENQESLAKAILAEEESKIIELISAGADPNRLTYVKSLKVPLWFSALPISFSGGVSLKSKSLITLLQNGADLHATNDKGSNALYCLVYYCKNIERFSEAVKILVSFGLNLNQGKETGKTILYSAVYDRSSEKVKFLLQAGADPNTIDVKNGESPLVRACINSDREQNEMVKIVSSLIRAGADVNVHETWKGRSSLMWAIRNGNLEVAKLLAEAGADLKAENPKENLNAYLTALEGKHYEIVEWLDSQGVKDTTLRPYRALQYKNIQQEEWDRSIENGLKAITAFPEDWKIPYNIAFAYWKLGNTEESGRWAQNTLDLEFNLNALNLIFTNHIRKSDPESVIDVWQKFKDQVQMDKEDKGTVLTNVLWAYHAKQKYAEALENVGDPWSVSTNTDTFFLNLACVYAALGDTSSAIRAVMETLRCKYPIEKLKKDEDLKPLTGTTAFRVLIDNGSNRRVSETVSRGVDSIELIWNDDEVIERNQFAQEGISQKIFKFDSSHEALVKFAELEDGHIRSGWKSDSAKILDVEIDLAEELDDILSEFADSQSADLGALLIEWDYDDDGFSYYLCLETYQNLEKARNRYSSYHGTDKNTLYENNLEHRDRIYAQVSFERMIDRLIQGEGFRKVKKLPLFFFVHAEHDSGNEFVVERKI, from the coding sequence GTGGCCCTCTCCGAATCCGAAAACCAAGAATCCCTTGCCAAAGCCATTCTAGCCGAAGAAGAATCGAAAATTATAGAACTGATTTCCGCAGGCGCCGACCCGAATCGTTTAACGTATGTTAAAAGTTTGAAAGTTCCTCTTTGGTTTAGCGCGCTGCCGATCAGTTTTTCCGGCGGAGTTTCTTTAAAATCGAAATCTCTGATTACGCTTCTCCAAAACGGGGCAGACTTGCACGCGACCAATGATAAAGGAAGTAACGCGCTTTATTGTCTTGTATATTATTGTAAGAACATCGAAAGATTTTCCGAAGCGGTAAAAATTCTGGTATCGTTCGGGCTGAATCTCAACCAAGGAAAGGAAACGGGAAAAACTATTCTTTATAGCGCGGTTTACGATCGGAGTTCGGAAAAAGTAAAATTCTTACTCCAAGCAGGAGCCGACCCAAACACGATCGACGTTAAAAATGGAGAATCTCCGTTGGTCCGCGCTTGTATCAATTCCGATCGAGAACAAAACGAGATGGTAAAAATTGTAAGCTCTTTGATCCGCGCCGGCGCGGATGTAAACGTTCATGAAACCTGGAAGGGAAGATCTTCTCTTATGTGGGCGATTCGGAACGGAAATCTCGAAGTGGCAAAACTTTTAGCGGAAGCGGGTGCAGATCTAAAAGCGGAAAATCCGAAAGAGAATCTAAACGCCTATTTGACTGCGCTCGAAGGAAAACATTACGAAATCGTGGAATGGCTGGATTCGCAGGGCGTCAAAGATACGACCCTGAGGCCGTACAGAGCATTACAATATAAGAATATTCAACAAGAAGAATGGGATCGGTCGATCGAAAACGGTCTTAAGGCGATCACCGCGTTTCCGGAGGATTGGAAAATTCCGTATAATATCGCCTTTGCATATTGGAAGCTTGGAAATACGGAAGAATCCGGTCGTTGGGCGCAAAACACTCTCGATCTAGAATTCAATCTGAACGCGCTCAATCTGATTTTCACAAATCATATTCGTAAATCCGATCCGGAAAGTGTGATCGACGTTTGGCAAAAATTCAAAGACCAGGTTCAAATGGATAAAGAAGACAAGGGAACGGTTCTAACAAACGTTCTTTGGGCGTATCACGCAAAACAAAAATATGCGGAAGCGTTGGAGAATGTGGGAGATCCCTGGAGCGTTTCTACGAATACTGATACTTTTTTTCTAAACTTGGCCTGCGTATATGCGGCATTAGGCGATACGTCTTCCGCAATTCGCGCCGTGATGGAAACTCTACGCTGCAAATATCCGATCGAGAAGTTAAAGAAGGACGAGGACCTAAAACCTTTGACGGGAACGACGGCGTTTCGTGTGTTGATCGACAACGGATCGAATCGACGCGTAAGCGAGACCGTATCCCGCGGTGTGGATTCGATTGAACTGATCTGGAACGACGACGAAGTCATCGAACGAAATCAATTCGCTCAAGAGGGAATCTCTCAGAAAATTTTTAAGTTCGATTCTTCACACGAAGCGTTGGTTAAGTTCGCCGAATTGGAAGACGGACATATTCGCTCCGGATGGAAATCGGATTCCGCAAAAATCTTAGACGTGGAAATCGATTTAGCGGAAGAGCTCGACGATATTCTATCTGAATTCGCCGATTCTCAATCGGCCGACTTAGGAGCTTTGCTCATCGAATGGGACTACGATGACGATGGGTTTTCTTATTATCTTTGTCTCGAAACCTATCAAAATTTGGAGAAGGCGCGCAACCGATATTCTTCGTATCACGGAACAGACAAAAATACGCTCTATGAAAACAATCTCGAACACAGGGATCGAATTTACGCTCAGGTTTCTTTCGAAAGGATGATTGACCGATTGATTCAAGGAGAAGGTTTTCGAAAGGTGAAGAAACTGCCTTTGTTTTTCTTCGTGCACGCCGAGCACGATTCCGGGAACGAGTTTGTCGTGGAACGAAAGATTTGA
- the typA gene encoding translational GTPase TypA encodes MEIRNIAIIAHVDHGKTTLLDGILRQTGAVTAKEDGERIMDSNDLEKEKGITIKAKNTAVVYKGTRINVVDTPGHADFGGEVERVLATADSCLLLVDAFDGPMPQTRFVLGKSLQLGHKPILVINKIDRPGARPEAVVDMAFDLFSDLGATDEQLDFPIVYASAKQGWAVHNLSDAPGTNLDPLLDTVLKHVPPVQADTEAPLQFQVTSLDYNDYVGRIAVGKIYAGKMALGMNVIQLAAKKGEVAAQTDTPLFRITKLYNFEGLKRNEVNNAEAGDIVAIAGLPDVFIGDTICEPGKPAPRPAIEVEEPTVSMFFMVNNSPFAGKEGKFVTTRNIRERLDRELETNVAMRLEETEDKDRFKVLGRGELHLSVLIETMRREGFEIQVSRPEVILKTNEQGQKLEPYEYLVMDIPDQFTGQIIAELNRRKGELQLMDAHPSGMTRVEFVIPTRGIIGFRGFFISETRGEGVMSSRFLRFDIYKGEIPGRKNGALISMDSGESTAYALWKIQERGELVIGPNTAVYPGMIIGIHSRENDLEVNPVKEKKLSNVRSSGADEAIRLVPPRKFSLEQNIEFLDDDELLEVTPASLRLRKKFLDATMRKRNK; translated from the coding sequence ATGGAAATCCGCAACATCGCTATTATCGCCCACGTCGACCACGGGAAAACCACACTTTTGGACGGAATTCTCCGTCAAACCGGAGCAGTCACCGCTAAGGAAGACGGAGAAAGGATCATGGACTCCAATGACCTGGAAAAGGAAAAAGGGATCACGATCAAAGCCAAGAATACGGCTGTAGTTTACAAAGGAACCAGAATCAACGTTGTAGACACTCCCGGTCACGCGGATTTCGGCGGGGAAGTGGAACGAGTTCTTGCAACTGCGGATTCCTGTCTTCTTCTTGTGGACGCTTTCGATGGACCGATGCCTCAAACTCGTTTCGTATTGGGAAAATCCCTTCAACTCGGTCATAAACCGATTCTCGTAATCAATAAAATCGATCGTCCCGGCGCGAGACCCGAAGCCGTCGTGGACATGGCGTTCGATCTGTTCTCCGACCTTGGAGCAACCGACGAACAGCTTGACTTCCCGATCGTATATGCCTCCGCAAAACAAGGTTGGGCCGTTCACAACCTGAGCGATGCCCCGGGCACGAACCTCGATCCTCTTTTGGATACGGTTCTCAAGCACGTTCCGCCCGTTCAAGCGGATACGGAAGCTCCTCTTCAGTTCCAAGTGACTTCCTTGGATTACAACGACTACGTCGGAAGAATTGCGGTTGGAAAAATTTACGCAGGAAAGATGGCGCTCGGAATGAACGTCATCCAACTAGCGGCGAAGAAGGGAGAAGTTGCCGCGCAGACCGATACTCCTCTTTTTAGAATCACGAAATTATACAACTTCGAAGGTCTGAAACGAAACGAAGTCAACAATGCGGAAGCGGGAGACATCGTAGCGATTGCAGGACTTCCCGACGTGTTTATCGGAGATACGATCTGCGAACCGGGAAAACCGGCTCCTAGACCGGCGATTGAAGTGGAAGAACCGACCGTTTCCATGTTCTTCATGGTAAACAATTCTCCATTTGCAGGGAAAGAAGGGAAGTTCGTAACGACCCGAAATATCCGCGAACGTTTGGACCGCGAACTCGAAACCAACGTTGCGATGAGACTGGAAGAAACCGAAGACAAGGATCGTTTTAAGGTTCTCGGACGCGGAGAACTTCACTTGTCGGTTCTCATCGAAACCATGAGAAGAGAAGGGTTCGAGATCCAAGTTTCTCGTCCCGAAGTAATCTTAAAAACCAACGAACAAGGCCAAAAGCTCGAACCTTACGAATATCTGGTCATGGACATCCCCGATCAGTTCACCGGTCAGATCATCGCGGAACTCAACCGTAGAAAGGGCGAGCTTCAGTTGATGGACGCGCATCCGTCCGGAATGACCCGAGTGGAATTCGTAATTCCGACGAGAGGGATCATCGGATTCAGAGGATTCTTTATCTCTGAAACAAGAGGCGAGGGCGTAATGTCTTCCCGTTTTTTACGATTCGACATTTACAAAGGCGAGATCCCAGGCCGTAAGAACGGCGCTCTCATTTCCATGGACTCAGGAGAATCGACCGCTTACGCTCTCTGGAAAATCCAGGAAAGGGGAGAATTGGTAATCGGACCGAATACGGCGGTTTATCCCGGAATGATCATCGGAATCCATTCCCGCGAGAACGATCTCGAAGTGAACCCCGTAAAAGAGAAGAAGCTGAGTAACGTTCGTTCTTCCGGCGCGGACGAAGCGATTCGTCTGGTTCCTCCTAGAAAATTTTCTCTCGAACAAAACATCGAATTTCTCGACGACGACGAACTTTTGGAAGTAACTCCTGCTAGTTTGCGTCTTCGTAAGAAGTTCCTCGACGCAACGATGCGCAAACGCAACAAATAA
- a CDS encoding acyltransferase family protein, which produces MKAFIKDLWFHRDNEIRSLNGLRAFAIILVILNHYALAWKAIGTFQSDSFFWSGVDLSFVLSGFLISKGLFSDWNRNGKIDFKKFYLKRTLRILPAYYFFILFSLVASKFALKVADAKGLELESFVLSARLENSWGDFVFLGNYFTGMNIHTWSLSIEEQFYLIFPLFCSLILFKRVMKYRQLLLWSLVLIPTSLRGFVYWTTSMPMTPEYFEEIYFPFQTRFDSLLMGVIAMDLYVSHTALMDRLKRNDPLYYSLLGLFFAFLFAAHWVYLENTGFLAHTARYNLLNLGYAGILLLSVVRLESWLGRFLSMKIFVPIARLSFTMYLWHLVLIGIALSILGVRSEPASTIAFLFQFCAVLILIVVLSIPFYILIEYPFQYLRTRMLPRKKTSIKFVTQTHP; this is translated from the coding sequence ATGAAAGCTTTTATCAAAGATCTTTGGTTTCATCGGGACAACGAGATTCGATCGCTCAACGGCTTGCGCGCCTTTGCGATCATCCTAGTGATCCTAAATCATTATGCCTTAGCTTGGAAAGCGATCGGAACCTTTCAATCGGATTCCTTTTTTTGGTCGGGTGTGGATTTATCATTCGTTTTGAGCGGTTTCTTGATTTCGAAAGGGCTTTTTAGCGATTGGAATCGAAACGGAAAAATCGATTTTAAGAAGTTCTATCTCAAAAGAACGCTTCGGATTTTGCCTGCGTATTATTTTTTCATTCTGTTCAGTCTGGTCGCTTCCAAGTTTGCATTAAAAGTGGCGGATGCAAAAGGGCTGGAATTGGAGTCGTTCGTTCTTTCTGCACGTCTTGAAAACTCGTGGGGCGACTTCGTGTTTTTAGGGAACTATTTTACGGGGATGAACATTCATACTTGGTCGCTCTCCATCGAAGAACAGTTCTATCTGATTTTTCCTTTGTTTTGTAGTCTGATTCTTTTCAAACGAGTCATGAAGTATAGGCAGCTTCTTCTCTGGTCCTTGGTTTTGATCCCGACCTCGTTACGTGGATTCGTTTATTGGACGACCTCCATGCCGATGACTCCGGAATACTTCGAAGAGATTTATTTCCCCTTCCAAACTCGATTCGATTCTTTGCTGATGGGAGTGATCGCGATGGATCTGTATGTAAGTCATACGGCTCTGATGGATCGTTTGAAAAGGAATGATCCGTTGTATTACTCTCTTTTGGGTTTGTTTTTTGCGTTCTTATTCGCAGCCCACTGGGTGTATTTGGAGAATACCGGTTTTTTAGCTCATACGGCGCGTTATAATCTGTTGAATCTCGGATATGCGGGAATTCTACTTCTTTCCGTCGTTCGTTTGGAAAGCTGGTTAGGCCGTTTTTTAAGTATGAAAATCTTTGTTCCGATCGCTAGATTGAGTTTTACGATGTATCTCTGGCATTTGGTTTTGATCGGAATAGCCCTTTCCATTTTGGGTGTCAGATCCGAACCCGCATCGACGATCGCTTTTTTGTTTCAGTTTTGCGCGGTGCTGATTCTGATCGTGGTTCTTTCCATTCCTTTCTACATTCTCATCGAATATCCGTTTCAATATTTACGAACGAGAATGCTTCCTCGTAAAAAGACGAGTATCAAGTTCGTGACACAAACTCATCCTTAG
- a CDS encoding AraC family transcriptional regulator, whose amino-acid sequence MYSFLAFGAGLAFLLSLSEWITSIRGKNASQIGLTDTSTADERFRLTISFLRNKAVSCLFFSIGVVQLHIFFELSDRLIRFAWIAETHIPFIFAIGPLTFLYFRNLSGETTDRFSPVHLFPSVLSAATMLPFYLRDFVSKQNFLKMENSNDLYHNIVLILLILGTIQNFLYPIVLFRRIWTWRSGASSERRTAFTPFLLLFAGTLFVLILFVIAQSFFMPLFLAASSGVTLLLCIVFITGHARIPWVEQFKKESREARYAESRIRGLNVDAVLLRLNDLMRNEKYYADEDLTLGKLSEALGIHTHQLSEILNDKIKKSFREFVADFRLEEAARILLEEPQRSVLSAAYASGFNSKSAFHKLFQEKFGCTPTEFRTNRKHPK is encoded by the coding sequence ATGTATTCCTTTCTCGCGTTCGGAGCAGGTCTCGCTTTCTTACTTTCTCTATCCGAATGGATCACTTCTATTCGGGGTAAAAACGCATCCCAAATCGGACTTACGGATACGTCGACGGCGGACGAACGATTTCGTTTAACAATTTCCTTCCTGCGTAATAAAGCGGTATCGTGTTTATTCTTTTCGATCGGAGTCGTACAACTTCATATCTTCTTTGAATTGTCCGATCGACTGATTCGATTTGCTTGGATTGCGGAAACGCACATTCCGTTTATCTTCGCAATCGGTCCGTTAACCTTTCTGTATTTTCGAAATCTAAGCGGAGAGACAACCGATCGTTTTTCTCCGGTACATTTATTTCCCAGTGTTTTGAGCGCCGCCACGATGCTCCCGTTTTATCTGCGCGACTTCGTATCAAAACAAAACTTCTTAAAGATGGAGAATTCGAACGACCTCTATCACAATATCGTTTTGATTCTTCTTATCTTAGGAACCATTCAGAACTTTCTGTATCCGATCGTTTTGTTTCGCAGAATTTGGACTTGGAGAAGCGGCGCAAGCTCGGAACGACGTACCGCATTCACCCCCTTTCTGCTTTTGTTTGCGGGAACTTTGTTCGTGTTGATTTTATTCGTAATCGCACAAAGTTTTTTTATGCCCTTATTTCTTGCGGCATCTTCGGGTGTCACTTTGTTGCTGTGTATCGTGTTTATCACCGGCCACGCGCGGATTCCCTGGGTGGAACAATTCAAAAAGGAATCGAGAGAAGCGCGGTACGCGGAAAGCAGAATCCGAGGTTTGAATGTGGACGCGGTTCTTTTGCGTCTGAACGATTTAATGCGAAATGAAAAATACTATGCGGACGAGGATCTGACTTTAGGAAAACTTTCCGAAGCGTTAGGGATTCATACGCACCAACTATCCGAAATTCTTAACGACAAAATCAAAAAGAGCTTTCGAGAGTTCGTGGCGGACTTCCGTCTCGAAGAAGCCGCACGAATTCTGCTGGAAGAACCGCAGAGATCGGTTTTATCTGCGGCGTACGCGTCCGGATTCAATTCCAAATCCGCATTTCATAAACTCTTTCAGGAGAAATTCGGATGCACTCCGACCGAATTTCGAACGAACCGGAAGCATCCGAAATAA
- a CDS encoding DJ-1/PfpI family protein, giving the protein MKAIQFNFHSPVSVLEMFGKFGTRFAHLRIVFLLLGIVAILSCSVFADQHRTEITGVDRKETIPVSEKIPAYKSRFGRTRPIVAVVGDNYMTELTDYVIPYSVLTRSQSADVFALGIDSGIMNLYPALKIRPQESIASFDSRFPEGADYVVVPAVHHSDSPVLLHWLNRQASKGATVIGVCDGVWVVANAGLLKGKNATGFWYSLNDLEKKFKDTNWVRNRRYVADGNVVTTTAVTASIPVSLALVEAIAGKDRASKVARELGASDWNPAHDSNRFRLTIGSVYTILSNAVSFWAHEEIGIGVAPGVDEIKLALVADAYSRTYRSQAVSFAASRDTIRTANGLSVIPDRVFGKDDAVDRMLPEFDSTPAVTALDQTLSQIAELYGLSTAAFVALILEYPQY; this is encoded by the coding sequence ATGAAAGCAATTCAGTTTAATTTTCATTCTCCCGTTTCCGTTCTGGAAATGTTCGGTAAATTCGGAACACGATTCGCGCATCTGCGGATCGTATTTCTTCTTTTAGGAATCGTTGCGATTCTTTCCTGTTCGGTATTTGCCGATCAACATCGGACGGAAATTACCGGAGTGGATCGAAAGGAAACGATTCCCGTTTCGGAAAAAATCCCCGCGTATAAAAGCAGGTTCGGAAGAACTCGTCCGATTGTCGCGGTAGTCGGGGACAACTATATGACCGAACTTACGGATTACGTAATTCCCTATTCGGTTTTGACCCGTTCTCAGTCGGCCGATGTGTTTGCGTTAGGAATCGATTCGGGAATTATGAATCTATATCCCGCTCTTAAAATACGACCGCAAGAATCGATCGCTTCCTTCGACTCGCGTTTTCCGGAGGGTGCGGATTACGTTGTGGTTCCTGCGGTTCATCATTCCGATTCTCCCGTACTTTTGCATTGGTTGAATCGACAAGCATCCAAGGGCGCGACTGTGATCGGAGTTTGCGACGGGGTGTGGGTCGTAGCAAATGCGGGATTGTTAAAGGGAAAGAATGCTACCGGCTTTTGGTATTCGTTAAACGACTTGGAAAAGAAATTCAAAGACACGAATTGGGTTCGGAATCGAAGATATGTCGCGGATGGAAACGTCGTAACGACGACCGCGGTTACGGCCTCGATTCCGGTTTCGCTGGCGTTGGTCGAGGCGATAGCGGGAAAAGATCGCGCGTCGAAAGTCGCCCGAGAACTCGGTGCGTCCGATTGGAATCCCGCTCATGACAGCAATCGATTTCGCTTAACAATCGGTTCGGTTTATACGATTCTTTCCAATGCCGTCTCTTTTTGGGCTCACGAAGAGATCGGAATCGGCGTTGCTCCGGGTGTGGACGAAATCAAGCTGGCCTTGGTTGCGGACGCGTATTCGAGAACGTATCGTTCCCAAGCCGTTTCGTTTGCGGCGTCCCGGGATACGATCCGAACGGCGAACGGTTTGAGCGTGATTCCGGATCGAGTTTTCGGAAAGGACGATGCGGTCGATCGAATGTTGCCGGAGTTCGATTCCACTCCAGCCGTAACCGCTCTGGATCAAACCTTGTCGCAGATCGCGGAGTTGTACGGACTATCCACCGCGGCCTTTGTGGCTTTGATCCTGGAGTATCCGCAATATTGA
- a CDS encoding LIC12353 family lipoprotein, whose product MNHKIGYILISLYSILSIGCGGNLRGKPIPPNPDLAGFYISSESAEWAKEDKMRIEVLSIFPKANGDLSFERKVIVRLSFIASDNREEWRIRTGGVVTSDTEILLQESLYQEYHQLHMGARESDPTKWKLSEMGAASKVREVGNVTASGNLLGEFAPDGKSLKFGKNVFTKIGEPFQGRITTTVNQKSVTVDNEIAGVVFYKSSATSDEKIVAVFSKTESIKVGMIFLVGKDQVPYKVSEVFRQSCVLEPVDAKKVAVFSVGAPVLLKGTIDRKAANKRATADELIRKLKSDPNVSKEELIREIEKLKNER is encoded by the coding sequence ATGAACCACAAAATCGGATATATTCTCATTTCATTATATAGTATCTTGTCCATCGGCTGCGGAGGCAACCTGAGAGGAAAACCCATCCCTCCGAATCCGGACTTGGCCGGTTTCTATATCTCTTCGGAAAGCGCGGAATGGGCCAAGGAAGATAAGATGAGAATCGAAGTTTTAAGCATTTTTCCGAAAGCGAACGGCGATCTTTCGTTTGAAAGAAAGGTGATCGTTCGACTCAGTTTTATCGCGAGCGATAACCGAGAAGAATGGAGAATTCGAACGGGCGGAGTCGTCACAAGCGATACCGAAATTCTTCTGCAGGAATCCTTGTATCAGGAATATCATCAGCTTCACATGGGCGCGCGCGAATCCGATCCGACAAAATGGAAACTGAGCGAGATGGGCGCCGCTTCGAAAGTCAGGGAAGTGGGCAACGTTACCGCAAGCGGAAATCTTTTAGGAGAATTCGCTCCGGACGGGAAGTCGTTGAAATTCGGCAAGAACGTCTTTACGAAAATCGGAGAACCGTTTCAAGGAAGAATCACGACGACCGTGAATCAAAAAAGCGTCACGGTCGACAATGAAATCGCCGGAGTCGTTTTTTATAAATCATCCGCGACCTCGGATGAAAAAATCGTGGCCGTGTTTTCCAAAACCGAATCGATCAAAGTCGGAATGATCTTTCTCGTAGGCAAGGATCAAGTTCCGTACAAAGTTTCGGAAGTGTTTCGGCAATCCTGCGTATTGGAACCGGTGGACGCGAAAAAGGTCGCCGTCTTTTCCGTCGGCGCGCCGGTTCTTCTGAAAGGAACGATCGATCGAAAGGCAGCCAACAAAAGAGCGACGGCCGACGAACTGATCCGAAAATTAAAGTCGGATCCGAACGTCAGCAAGGAAGAACTCATACGAGAAATCGAAAAACTTAAAAACGAAAGATAA
- a CDS encoding DNA alkylation repair protein produces the protein MLLKRKNSISSATEVNRFTIFRKTDCETETDFLDRYADRMPRNMLRHAIEKLSEALKRNI, from the coding sequence ATGCTTTTGAAACGCAAGAATTCGATCTCGTCCGCAACGGAAGTCAATCGTTTTACGATTTTTCGAAAAACCGATTGCGAAACGGAAACCGATTTTCTGGATCGATACGCGGATCGGATGCCGCGCAACATGCTCCGTCATGCGATCGAAAAACTTTCCGAGGCTCTCAAAAGAAATATATGA